A portion of the Calothrix sp. 336/3 genome contains these proteins:
- a CDS encoding response regulator → MTTNINITMDNGDFKKEKKELILIVDDSQASLDFLFVTLTEAGYDVDIYQRGEIAVGEATKQQPSLILLDVMMPSMDGFEICERLKSQPETRDIPIIFMTALTDTQEKVKGLYLGAVDYITKPFQQEEVLARIKVHLNLRRLNLELDEQKQELEKRVLERTSELSQALEELKKTQLQLVQREKTSSLGQVVSGVAHEVNNPLGFISNNINYANQYVADLIHLIQLYKQHFPLPGDEIEKISENIDLEHILDDLPKVISSMKLGSDRIQQIMYSLRKFSLADEYKKKAVDIHEGIETTLMILQHRLKETRQRPTIKLFKEYGNLPKIECFPGQLNQVFLNLLSHAIDALEDNMSNPAITIRTMIDKTHLTISIADNGGGMSETFINQMFVPFVGEKLKNQDTSLGLSISHQIITQKHGGELKCISIEGEGTEFWIYLPVN, encoded by the coding sequence ATGACTACTAATATTAATATTACTATGGATAATGGTGATTTCAAAAAAGAGAAGAAAGAACTAATTTTAATAGTTGATGATAGTCAAGCTAGTTTAGATTTTTTATTTGTCACCTTAACTGAAGCTGGTTATGATGTGGATATTTATCAGCGTGGGGAGATAGCTGTTGGTGAAGCGACAAAACAACAACCCAGTCTGATTTTACTAGACGTGATGATGCCGAGTATGGATGGGTTTGAAATCTGTGAAAGATTAAAAAGTCAGCCAGAAACTAGGGATATTCCGATTATATTTATGACAGCTTTGACGGATACGCAAGAAAAAGTCAAAGGTTTATATTTAGGTGCTGTAGACTATATCACTAAACCTTTTCAACAGGAAGAGGTTTTGGCAAGAATTAAAGTACACTTGAACTTAAGACGGTTAAATTTAGAGCTAGATGAGCAAAAGCAGGAGTTAGAAAAAAGGGTTTTAGAGAGAACATCAGAACTTTCTCAAGCGCTGGAAGAATTGAAAAAAACTCAATTACAATTAGTACAGAGGGAAAAGACATCTTCCCTAGGGCAAGTTGTATCTGGGGTTGCCCATGAAGTCAATAACCCCCTAGGATTTATTTCTAATAATATTAATTATGCAAATCAGTATGTTGCAGATTTAATTCATCTGATTCAACTATACAAACAACACTTTCCCCTTCCTGGTGATGAGATAGAAAAAATTAGTGAGAATATAGATTTAGAACACATCCTTGATGATTTACCTAAGGTAATTTCGTCGATGAAGTTGGGTAGCGATCGCATTCAGCAAATCATGTATTCCTTGCGTAAGTTTTCCCTTGCTGATGAATATAAGAAAAAAGCAGTAGATATTCATGAAGGGATAGAAACTACTTTGATGATACTGCAACATCGTTTAAAAGAGACTCGTCAACGTCCGACGATTAAATTGTTTAAAGAATACGGAAATTTACCAAAAATTGAATGCTTTCCGGGGCAGTTAAATCAAGTATTTTTAAATTTGCTCAGTCATGCAATTGATGCGTTAGAAGATAATATGAGTAATCCGGCAATTACGATTCGCACAATGATAGATAAAACGCACTTAACAATTAGCATTGCTGATAATGGAGGCGGGATGTCTGAGACTTTTATCAATCAAATGTTTGTACCTTTTGTAGGAGAAAAATTAAAAAATCAGGATACATCCTTAGGGCTTTCTATTAGCCATCAAATTATCACTCAAAAACATGGTGGAGAGTTGAAATGTATCTCGATTGAGGGTGAAGGAACTGAGTTTTGGATTTATTTACCTGTAAATTAG
- a CDS encoding phosphotransacetylase family protein, giving the protein MPKSARYLLIGSTEAYSGKSATVLGLSHLLQQKGLDIAYGKPLGTCLSESGDSLVEDDVQFISASLNLPENRIIPTMLALDDISVQRRLRGEDKIDYQKSLLQQQPTSPGDLVLLEGAGNLQEGSLFGLSLPQVAEVVDAAIILIVRYQSLLSVEGLISAKQRLGNRLIGAVINDVPAEQLQAVDTIIRPFLEERDIPVLGILPKSDLLRSVSVRELVHQLKAEVLCRGDRLDLMVESLAIGAMNVNSAVKYFRKRRNMAVVTGGDRIEIQQAALETSTQCLILTGQLPPPAFILNRAEELEIPILSVDLDTLTTVEIVDRTFGQVRVHEPIKVHCIRHLMDEHFDVDRLLNLLGLSPATALS; this is encoded by the coding sequence GTGCCAAAATCCGCTAGATATTTGCTGATTGGTTCCACAGAAGCCTATAGTGGTAAATCTGCAACAGTGCTGGGGTTGTCTCATCTACTACAGCAAAAGGGACTAGACATTGCCTATGGCAAACCTCTAGGAACTTGTTTAAGTGAGTCTGGTGATAGTTTGGTTGAAGACGATGTGCAATTTATTTCTGCCAGTCTCAACCTCCCAGAAAACCGGATAATACCGACGATGTTAGCTTTAGATGATATCTCGGTGCAAAGAAGATTACGCGGTGAAGACAAAATAGACTATCAAAAATCTCTCTTACAACAACAACCAACATCTCCAGGTGATTTGGTGCTGCTGGAAGGGGCAGGCAATTTGCAAGAGGGTAGTCTATTTGGTTTATCTTTACCCCAGGTTGCGGAGGTAGTAGACGCTGCTATTATCCTGATTGTCCGCTATCAGTCCTTGCTTTCTGTGGAAGGGTTAATCTCTGCTAAACAGCGTCTAGGAAACAGGTTAATTGGTGCTGTGATCAACGACGTACCCGCAGAACAACTACAAGCTGTTGATACTATCATCCGTCCCTTTTTGGAAGAGCGAGATATTCCGGTGCTGGGTATTTTGCCGAAAAGTGACTTGTTGCGAAGTGTCAGTGTTCGGGAATTGGTTCACCAACTCAAAGCTGAGGTTCTCTGTCGTGGCGATCGCCTAGATTTAATGGTCGAGAGTCTAGCAATTGGGGCGATGAATGTCAATTCTGCCGTGAAATATTTCCGCAAACGTCGAAATATGGCAGTTGTCACCGGTGGCGATCGCATTGAAATTCAACAAGCTGCCTTGGAAACTTCTACCCAATGTCTCATCCTTACCGGACAACTACCTCCACCTGCGTTTATCCTGAATCGTGCCGAAGAGTTGGAAATTCCCATTCTCTCTGTTGATTTGGATACACTCACCACCGTGGAAATAGTTGATCGCACTTTTGGGCAAGTCCGTGTCCACGAACCAATCAAAGTCCACTGTATTCGTCATCTGATGGATGAACATTTTGATGTTGACCGTTTACTCAACCTTCTGGGTTTGAGTCCAGCCACTGCCCTATCCTAA
- a CDS encoding CHAT domain-containing protein translates to MTIFRLMKKWRIALICLLMILFVNSPTWANIPTIPTEKITSSLADGKALYDRGRYHEAAQVLQQVEQNYRHQGKTLELAVTLSNLSLAHQQLGNWTEARAAIAESLSILGYGKTENLTHPLIVAQSLDILGKLQLTTGEAETAVRTWQKSEKIYLQLKSGAVTPNRLNQAQGLRIAGNYTQAVKILEELGKNFQNQPDTLEKARALRSLGETLELIGNLAPSQTALTASLAIAQKLNSNADIAASLLSLGNNARSQQEITSALSYYQQAAATAPSTLLQTQAQLNQLSLLISAKKYTAAQTLIPAIATHLQQLTPSRAAIYAQINFTQSLVKIPSLPTDNQTSPSQILATAIRNAQTIGDKRAEAYGLGTLGGLYERNGQLAEAQKLTQQALLLSQGSNAPEISYRWQWQLGRLLQAKGNIPGAIAAYDATVSTLESLRSDLAAVNPEVQFNFRDSVEPVYRESVALLLQSLQGKADEKTLETARLRMEALQLAELDNFFREACLQGQKVILDQIVDKDNPTAAILYPIILPNTLQVIVKIPQKPLKYYSTPVSQIEVEKTISQLRQNLIKPSAIKAINTDSQKLYNWLIQPIASELQTSNVNTLVFVPDGALRNIPLASLYDGKAYLIEKYAVSLSVGLQLLNPKPLLRKQLNALTAGLTSPPANFSQFPPLPAIKAELQLITDAGVRTTQLLDQQFTTKALENKVNTAPFNILHLATHGEFSSRADKTFILAADGPINVIQFDSILRGRVQNKPDAVQLLVLSACQTAAGDNRAALGLAGAAIRAGAQSTVASLWQIDDESTAQFVGEFYQQLKNSNITKVEALRRAQLSLLKHPNYNAPSFWSAYVLIGNWL, encoded by the coding sequence ATGACTATTTTCAGGTTGATGAAAAAATGGCGCATTGCATTAATTTGTTTATTGATGATTTTATTTGTCAACTCTCCAACTTGGGCAAACATTCCCACAATTCCTACTGAAAAAATTACCTCTTCTTTAGCTGATGGCAAAGCTCTGTACGATCGCGGACGTTATCACGAAGCAGCGCAAGTATTACAACAGGTTGAGCAAAATTATCGACACCAGGGAAAAACTTTAGAACTGGCAGTAACATTGAGTAATCTGTCTCTAGCACATCAGCAGTTGGGAAATTGGACAGAGGCAAGGGCGGCGATCGCGGAAAGTTTAAGTATTTTAGGCTACGGCAAAACAGAGAATCTTACCCATCCTCTGATTGTGGCGCAAAGTTTAGATATTCTGGGCAAACTGCAATTAACCACCGGGGAAGCAGAGACTGCGGTGAGAACTTGGCAGAAGTCTGAGAAGATTTATCTACAACTAAAATCTGGGGCAGTTACACCCAATCGACTCAATCAAGCCCAAGGGTTACGTATTGCAGGTAACTACACCCAGGCAGTGAAAATACTGGAGGAATTGGGGAAGAATTTCCAAAATCAGCCTGATACCCTAGAAAAAGCCAGGGCACTGCGATCGCTAGGTGAAACCCTAGAATTAATCGGCAATTTAGCCCCATCCCAAACCGCCCTCACAGCCAGTCTGGCGATCGCGCAAAAACTCAACTCCAATGCAGATATCGCCGCCAGTCTCCTGAGTTTAGGAAACAACGCCCGCAGTCAGCAAGAAATTACCTCAGCCCTCTCCTATTACCAACAAGCAGCCGCAACTGCCCCCTCCACACTGCTGCAAACCCAAGCCCAACTCAACCAGTTAAGTCTGCTCATCTCTGCAAAAAAATATACCGCCGCCCAAACCCTGATTCCTGCCATTGCCACCCATTTACAGCAATTAACCCCTAGCCGTGCAGCCATCTACGCTCAAATCAACTTCACCCAAAGTCTGGTAAAAATACCATCATTACCAACCGACAATCAGACTTCCCCCTCCCAAATCCTCGCCACCGCCATCCGCAACGCTCAAACCATCGGCGACAAGCGCGCAGAAGCCTACGGTTTAGGCACTCTAGGGGGATTATATGAACGCAATGGACAGCTAGCAGAAGCACAAAAACTCACCCAACAAGCCCTCCTATTATCCCAGGGTAGCAACGCCCCAGAAATTAGCTACAGATGGCAATGGCAACTAGGTAGACTACTCCAAGCCAAGGGAAATATTCCAGGGGCGATCGCAGCCTATGATGCTACCGTATCCACCCTCGAATCCTTGCGTAGTGACTTAGCCGCCGTCAACCCCGAAGTCCAATTCAACTTCCGTGATAGCGTTGAACCCGTTTACCGCGAATCCGTCGCCCTCCTGCTCCAAAGTCTCCAGGGTAAAGCCGACGAAAAAACCCTCGAAACAGCCCGCCTCCGTATGGAAGCCCTACAACTCGCCGAGCTCGATAACTTTTTCCGCGAAGCTTGTCTGCAAGGGCAAAAAGTCATTCTCGATCAAATCGTAGACAAAGATAACCCCACCGCCGCCATCCTCTACCCCATCATTCTCCCAAATACCCTACAAGTCATCGTCAAAATTCCCCAAAAACCCCTGAAATACTACAGCACCCCAGTTTCCCAGATAGAAGTCGAGAAAACCATCAGCCAACTCCGGCAAAACCTGATCAAACCCTCCGCCATCAAAGCCATCAACACCGACTCCCAAAAACTCTACAACTGGCTAATTCAACCCATCGCCTCAGAATTACAAACCAGCAATGTCAACACCCTAGTTTTTGTCCCCGATGGTGCTTTACGTAACATCCCCCTAGCATCCCTCTACGATGGCAAAGCATACCTGATTGAAAAATATGCCGTTTCCCTCAGTGTCGGCTTGCAACTTCTCAACCCCAAACCCTTACTACGCAAGCAACTTAACGCCCTCACCGCCGGACTCACCTCACCCCCCGCCAACTTTAGCCAATTTCCTCCCCTCCCTGCCATCAAAGCCGAATTGCAACTCATTACCGATGCAGGAGTACGTACCACCCAATTACTCGACCAACAATTTACAACCAAAGCCTTAGAAAATAAAGTCAATACCGCCCCCTTTAATATCCTCCATCTCGCCACCCACGGCGAATTCTCCTCCCGCGCCGACAAAACCTTTATTCTCGCCGCCGACGGACCCATCAATGTCATCCAATTTGATAGTATTCTCCGGGGTAGGGTGCAAAATAAACCCGATGCGGTACAACTTCTAGTACTCAGTGCTTGCCAAACTGCCGCCGGTGATAACCGTGCCGCCCTAGGATTAGCTGGAGCAGCCATTCGCGCCGGTGCCCAAAGTACCGTAGCCTCCCTGTGGCAAATTGACGACGAATCCACAGCCCAATTTGTCGGTGAGTTTTATCAACAGTTGAAAAACAGTAATATTACCAAGGTGGAAGCCCTACGTCGTGCCCAATTAAGCCTACTCAAACACCCGAACTACAACGCCCCTAGTTTTTGGTCTGCCTATGTTTTAATTGGTAATTGGTTGTAA
- the ebsA gene encoding type IV pilus biogenesis protein EbsA, with amino-acid sequence MSIEQLQPATPQQASVYLPYVQGTKRNFLPYAIGLYQKGVLEGHRKIEGSENIPFVATWNVATLPSDLTRCRIQFDADGDLSYEIMMASFEFINCLIEMIENYKRYRVTDFSQPFYRKLLKIEE; translated from the coding sequence ATGTCTATCGAGCAACTCCAACCTGCTACACCGCAACAAGCAAGTGTATATCTCCCCTACGTCCAAGGAACTAAGCGCAATTTCTTGCCCTATGCTATTGGTCTGTATCAAAAAGGGGTTTTAGAAGGACATCGTAAAATCGAGGGTAGCGAGAATATTCCCTTTGTCGCTACATGGAATGTTGCCACCCTACCTTCTGACTTGACTCGTTGCCGAATACAGTTTGATGCAGATGGTGATTTGAGCTATGAAATCATGATGGCAAGCTTTGAGTTTATTAACTGTCTGATTGAAATGATTGAAAACTACAAGCGCTATCGGGTTACAGATTTTTCTCAGCCATTTTACCGCAAATTATTGAAAATCGAAGAATAG
- a CDS encoding ShlB/FhaC/HecB family hemolysin secretion/activation protein, whose amino-acid sequence MSHHSSSKCHIHFWLISLIMTVMGDVVNIKSLKAEASSQKLSPAFKLTQNTPRQNQPPSNQPLPEATPVTPLPSPDELLQPPKTNPEQTPPSDVPETITVERFEVMGSTVFFPGDFAKVTEPYTQRPISLAELFQVRSLITQLYLDHGYITSGAYIPPQKLQGGTVKIQIVEGGLEGIKVRGTRRLNPNYIRSRLALVTGKPLKRDRLLRGLQLLQLNPLVANISAELAAGTEVGESVLEVTVREAKSFDVTLSADNGRSPSVGSFRRQLQVSQGNLFGLGDGLNVSYTNTDGSNAFDLSYSLPLNPRNGTLAVSYGTSSSNVIEQPFSVLDIQSESRYYELTLRQPLMQTPTQEFAVGITATRRESEASFLNGEIPFPASGADKQGRTRISALRFFQEWTQRNNREVLAGRSQFSIGLDALNSTINNTAPDSRFYAWRGQGQWVRLLAPDTFILLRGDIQFSDRPLPPFEQFGIGGIESVRGYRQDALLTDNGIFASAEVRLPIARFSPGSNLLQLTPFIDFGTVWNRQGRPNSAGELKNDTLLSVGLGLRWQLEDHLTARLEWGIPLIDIGGERNSWQDNGIYFSIVGHPF is encoded by the coding sequence ATGAGTCATCATTCATCCTCAAAATGCCATATTCATTTTTGGCTGATTTCGTTGATAATGACTGTCATGGGGGATGTAGTCAATATAAAATCTTTAAAGGCAGAAGCTTCATCTCAAAAATTATCTCCAGCTTTCAAGCTAACTCAAAATACTCCTCGACAAAATCAACCACCCTCCAATCAACCCCTACCGGAAGCAACCCCTGTAACTCCTCTCCCCTCCCCAGATGAGTTGTTGCAACCACCGAAAACTAATCCGGAGCAAACTCCACCCAGTGATGTACCAGAAACTATTACTGTGGAAAGATTTGAGGTGATGGGAAGTACGGTATTTTTCCCCGGAGATTTTGCCAAGGTGACTGAACCTTACACCCAACGTCCGATTAGTTTAGCAGAATTGTTTCAGGTGCGATCGCTCATTACTCAGTTGTATCTCGATCATGGTTATATCACCTCTGGAGCATATATTCCACCCCAAAAGCTACAAGGCGGAACCGTGAAAATACAGATAGTTGAGGGTGGTTTGGAAGGGATAAAGGTCAGGGGTACAAGGCGCTTAAATCCCAACTATATCAGGAGTCGCTTGGCTTTGGTGACAGGGAAACCTCTCAAGCGCGATCGCCTATTGCGGGGGTTACAATTATTACAGTTAAATCCTCTGGTTGCAAATATTTCGGCGGAACTTGCTGCGGGTACAGAGGTGGGAGAGAGTGTATTAGAAGTGACGGTACGGGAAGCAAAAAGTTTTGATGTCACCTTGAGTGCTGATAATGGGCGATCGCCATCGGTGGGAAGTTTCCGCAGACAGTTGCAGGTGAGTCAGGGGAATCTCTTCGGTTTAGGTGATGGTTTGAATGTCAGTTATACTAACACGGATGGTAGCAATGCCTTTGATTTAAGTTATAGTCTCCCCCTCAATCCCCGGAATGGCACTTTGGCTGTGAGTTACGGCACATCTAGTAGTAATGTGATTGAACAGCCTTTTAGTGTGTTGGATATTCAGTCAGAATCTCGCTACTATGAGTTAACTTTGCGTCAACCTCTGATGCAGACTCCTACCCAGGAATTTGCCGTGGGTATAACTGCTACTAGACGGGAGAGTGAAGCTAGTTTTTTGAATGGAGAAATACCTTTTCCTGCTTCCGGTGCAGATAAACAGGGTAGAACTCGCATATCTGCGTTGCGGTTTTTCCAAGAATGGACACAACGCAATAATAGGGAAGTTTTAGCAGGGCGATCGCAATTTAGTATTGGTTTAGATGCCCTCAATTCCACGATAAATAATACCGCCCCTGATAGTCGTTTCTACGCATGGCGGGGACAAGGGCAATGGGTACGTCTCCTAGCTCCCGATACCTTCATCTTACTCCGTGGGGATATTCAGTTTAGTGACCGTCCTCTACCCCCCTTTGAGCAATTTGGCATCGGTGGCATAGAAAGTGTCAGAGGATACCGTCAAGATGCCCTACTCACTGATAACGGCATATTTGCATCCGCAGAGGTAAGACTACCCATTGCCCGTTTTTCCCCAGGTAGCAATCTACTACAACTAACTCCCTTCATCGATTTTGGTACAGTTTGGAACCGCCAAGGTAGACCCAACTCCGCAGGTGAATTAAAAAATGATACCCTATTATCAGTAGGATTAGGGCTACGCTGGCAACTAGAAGACCATCTGACAGCCCGCTTAGAGTGGGGTATTCCCTTAATTGATATTGGTGGAGAGAGAAATTCCTGGCAAGACAACGGTATTTATTTTTCTATCGTTGGTCATCCTTTTTAA
- a CDS encoding type II toxin-antitoxin system YhaV family toxin, which produces MANFVSNGWEIYFHPQLFGTQYQELFDRVSKLKEKLPNSEFKTHATVKLFAAITVAVETKIPSDPFASYFALTGALKRYGRVKKMGLPERYRLFFRAFDTPELKAIVILWLGFPRKEGAKDDCYQVFTKMVARGTFPDSFDELIAETEIIPDENK; this is translated from the coding sequence ATGGCTAATTTTGTCAGTAATGGTTGGGAGATTTATTTTCATCCACAACTATTTGGAACTCAGTACCAAGAATTGTTCGACCGTGTTTCCAAATTAAAGGAAAAGCTACCAAATAGTGAGTTTAAAACCCATGCAACGGTGAAGTTATTCGCTGCTATTACTGTTGCCGTTGAAACCAAAATCCCTTCCGATCCTTTTGCGAGCTACTTTGCTTTGACAGGAGCATTAAAACGCTACGGAAGAGTTAAGAAAATGGGTTTACCGGAGAGATATCGGTTATTTTTCCGGGCTTTTGATACACCCGAATTAAAAGCGATCGTGATTTTGTGGTTAGGATTTCCCCGCAAAGAGGGAGCGAAAGATGATTGTTATCAAGTGTTTACCAAAATGGTTGCGCGGGGGACATTTCCAGATAGCTTTGATGAATTAATTGCAGAAACCGAAATAATCCCTGATGAGAACAAGTAA
- a CDS encoding prolipoprotein diacylglyceryl transferase — translation MTFPVYFWLGSLRIHPHFLFEAIAYLTGLILVLYNANQAKISSSQLAIVSVTGLIGAFIGAKVLSWWQYLPLLLPNPQAMILLLFSGKTIVGAVIGAAICIELVHKTFYPQDNISDILVYPAIISTAIGRIGCFLTGLSDRTYGIITNLPWGIDFGDGVSRHPTQIYEIIFLLILLIFLHNHRHYQYKSGDLFKFYLVSYLSFRFLVEFVKPDYPIFLGLSAIQIACLITLVYLRHSIFSILSMKT, via the coding sequence ATGACCTTTCCTGTATATTTTTGGTTAGGTTCCCTGCGGATACATCCGCATTTTTTATTTGAGGCGATCGCCTACCTAACAGGGTTAATTTTAGTTCTCTACAATGCTAATCAAGCCAAAATTTCATCCTCACAACTAGCGATCGTCAGCGTCACTGGATTAATCGGCGCTTTCATTGGTGCTAAGGTGTTGAGTTGGTGGCAATATCTACCTTTGTTACTCCCCAATCCCCAGGCAATGATTTTGCTCTTATTTTCCGGTAAAACCATTGTTGGTGCAGTGATTGGTGCGGCAATTTGTATAGAACTTGTCCACAAAACCTTCTATCCTCAAGATAATATCAGTGATATTCTGGTCTATCCAGCTATTATCAGTACGGCAATTGGTAGAATAGGTTGCTTTCTCACCGGATTGAGCGATCGCACCTACGGAATTATCACCAACCTACCTTGGGGAATCGATTTCGGAGATGGTGTTTCTCGTCATCCCACCCAAATCTATGAAATTATTTTTTTACTGATTCTGCTAATATTTTTACACAACCATCGTCACTACCAATACAAATCTGGTGATTTATTTAAATTTTATTTAGTTTCCTATCTAAGTTTTCGTTTTTTGGTAGAATTTGTCAAACCAGATTATCCGATATTTCTCGGATTAAGTGCCATACAAATCGCTTGTCTGATAACTCTGGTATACCTTCGCCACAGCATTTTCTCAATATTGTCAATGAAAACTTGA
- a CDS encoding glycerophosphodiester phosphodiesterase, with the protein MYANKPIIIAHRGASGYLPEHTLAAYALAIDMGADYIEPDLVITKDGVLIARHENEISQTTDISLHPEFAHLQTSKIIDGKVTQGWFTEDLTLAEIKTLYTQERIPHLRPQNTAYNGIYPIPTLTEIIDLVKEKTQTTGRKIGIYPETKHPTYFQNINLPLEDSLITLLHHHGYQDKNAPIFIQSFEVANLQYLAEKTQLPLVQLINHHGQPYDFTLKQGTRTYQDLITPTGLSKIASYAQAIGVHKDLIVPRNHQNYLQAPTSLIQDAHHVNLLVHGWTFRNENEFLPANFADNPQQEYELFYSLGIDGIFSDFPNIAIFSLGQFSNSHN; encoded by the coding sequence ATGTATGCAAATAAACCCATAATTATTGCCCACCGTGGTGCTAGTGGATACCTTCCCGAACATACTTTAGCTGCATACGCATTAGCTATTGATATGGGTGCTGATTATATTGAACCAGATTTAGTGATAACGAAAGATGGTGTATTAATTGCTCGTCACGAAAATGAAATTTCTCAAACCACAGATATCTCTCTTCATCCTGAATTTGCCCATTTACAAACTAGCAAAATTATTGATGGTAAAGTTACCCAGGGATGGTTTACTGAAGATTTAACCCTAGCAGAAATCAAAACCCTATATACTCAAGAACGTATTCCCCATTTACGACCACAAAATACTGCATACAACGGTATATATCCTATCCCAACTCTGACAGAAATTATTGATTTAGTCAAAGAGAAAACTCAAACAACGGGACGCAAAATTGGTATCTACCCCGAAACTAAGCACCCAACTTATTTTCAAAATATTAATTTACCCTTAGAAGATAGTTTGATTACTCTCCTACATCATCATGGATATCAAGATAAAAATGCGCCGATTTTCATCCAATCCTTTGAAGTTGCTAACCTACAATATTTAGCAGAAAAAACCCAACTCCCTCTAGTACAATTAATTAATCACCATGGGCAACCCTACGATTTTACTCTCAAGCAAGGTACCCGTACCTATCAAGATTTAATTACACCCACAGGTTTAAGCAAAATTGCCAGTTATGCTCAAGCAATCGGTGTGCATAAGGATTTAATCGTACCTAGAAACCATCAAAATTATTTACAAGCACCAACTTCACTGATTCAGGATGCGCATCATGTGAATTTACTTGTACATGGGTGGACTTTTCGCAATGAAAATGAATTTCTACCCGCAAATTTTGCCGATAATCCCCAACAAGAGTACGAATTATTTTACTCCCTAGGTATCGATGGAATATTTAGTGATTTTCCGAATATTGCTATTTTCAGCTTAGGGCAATTCTCTAATTCTCATAATTAA
- a CDS encoding ABC transporter permease gives MVSSIISDFISSLQLLFIGYIPAAAIGIVLGVILGINGFIYQFFKWIIKIPYSFLPITLLPIFLILLPEKEAAKIIIVFLSSLWSIILNTSTGIHLGRNQGNNFRIVINRIFDGLQFAIWVAWLVVITMEMLIGNQGLGYLVWNSYKTNNYNSMVQGVIYISVIAFLLDQLLEITGNILAQLVSEGKKSDT, from the coding sequence ATGGTCAGTAGTATAATTTCCGACTTCATTTCTAGCCTACAATTATTATTTATAGGCTACATTCCTGCCGCCGCAATTGGGATTGTTCTTGGTGTTATCTTAGGTATTAACGGTTTTATCTATCAATTTTTCAAGTGGATAATTAAAATTCCCTATAGCTTTTTGCCCATCACCTTACTACCAATTTTCCTGATTTTATTACCAGAGAAAGAAGCTGCCAAAATAATCATTGTTTTTCTCAGTTCTCTTTGGTCAATTATTCTCAATACCTCAACAGGTATACATTTAGGACGGAATCAAGGCAATAATTTTCGCATAGTCATTAATCGCATTTTTGATGGTTTGCAATTCGCAATTTGGGTTGCCTGGTTAGTTGTAATAACCATGGAAATGTTAATTGGAAATCAAGGTTTAGGATATTTAGTATGGAATAGTTACAAAACAAATAACTATAATTCTATGGTTCAAGGTGTTATCTATATTAGTGTAATTGCTTTTCTCTTAGACCAACTCCTTGAAATTACAGGCAATATTCTAGCTCAACTTGTCTCTGAAGGGAAAAAATCTGATACATAG